The genomic window TAAAAAGCTGCGCAAGAAGAATTCAGTAGTCATTTTGACTAGCCCGCGTGGACAAACGTTCTCGCAGAGTTTGGCAAAAAAATTGGCTAAAAAGAAGCACCTGATTTTCGTGTGCGGGCATTATGAAGGGATAGACGAACGCGTTTATCCGCAGATGGACTTAGAAGTATCGCTGGGAGATTTTATTTTAACCGGCGGCGAGCTGGCAGCAGCTGTGATGATAGACTCAATCACGCGGCTCTTGCCGGGCACATTTAAGAAGGCAGATGTAACTGTTTCTGAATCCTTTGAAGATGGATTGTTGGAAGCACCACAATATACCCGCCCGGAAGTATGGCGGGGCAAAAAAGTACCTGAAATACTTTTGAGCGGACACCACAAAGAAATGGAAAAATGGAAGCGGGAACAAGCGCTGCTGTTGACACAAAAATATAGACCCGATTTGCTAAAAACCTCTCAGGCAAAAAAGGCCGCAACGAAAACAGTTGCCAAAAAGGCAGCTAAAAAGGTGAGCAAAAAATCACCGCTTAAGAAAAAAACGAAATGATTTTTCGGAGGAAGTAAAAGTTATGAATATCAACGAAATTAAACACAATTTGAAAACCAACGTGCCGTCGTTTAAATCCGGCGACACGGTGCGCGTGAAAGTCAAAGTAGTAGAAGGCGAAAACGAACGCGTGCAGGCCTTTGACGGCGTTGTAGTAGCCCGCAAAGGTAGCGGCATTAGCGAAACCTTCACCGTGCGCAAAATTTCCTTTGGCGTAGGTGTGGAACGTATTTTCCCGATTCACTCCCCCCGCTTGGAAAGCATTGAAGTCTTGAAACACGGTAAAGTGCGCCGCGCGAAACTGAACTACTTAAAGAAATTGTCCGGTAAAGCTGCCCGCTTGCAGGAAGTAAAAAAACAGACTGCAGAAGCTGCTGCTACCGAAACTGCCGCTCCCGCCGAGCAAGCCGCG from Elusimicrobiaceae bacterium includes these protein-coding regions:
- the rplS gene encoding 50S ribosomal protein L19, with product MNINEIKHNLKTNVPSFKSGDTVRVKVKVVEGENERVQAFDGVVVARKGSGISETFTVRKISFGVGVERIFPIHSPRLESIEVLKHGKVRRAKLNYLKKLSGKAARLQEVKKQTAEAAATETAAPAEQAAAEAK
- the trmD gene encoding tRNA (guanosine(37)-N1)-methyltransferase TrmD → MMLQVDVVTAFPEMLAVPLGQSIVGRAQKSGVLKLGITNPRDFTDDKHHTLDDRPYGGGPGMLMKAEPLYRAIKKLRKKNSVVILTSPRGQTFSQSLAKKLAKKKHLIFVCGHYEGIDERVYPQMDLEVSLGDFILTGGELAAAVMIDSITRLLPGTFKKADVTVSESFEDGLLEAPQYTRPEVWRGKKVPEILLSGHHKEMEKWKREQALLLTQKYRPDLLKTSQAKKAATKTVAKKAAKKVSKKSPLKKKTK